A genomic stretch from Dyella sp. M7H15-1 includes:
- a CDS encoding addiction module antidote protein — MTTHITPFDAAEYLDNEKVIAAYIKEVMETGDYDLLLSALGDVAKARGMTDIAKASGLSRESLYKAVRPGSKPQYETVDRIIHALGLKLTVAVA, encoded by the coding sequence ATGACCACCCACATCACACCTTTCGACGCCGCCGAATATCTGGACAACGAGAAAGTCATTGCCGCCTATATCAAAGAGGTCATGGAGACCGGCGACTATGATCTATTGCTGTCCGCCCTTGGCGACGTTGCCAAGGCGCGCGGCATGACCGACATCGCCAAAGCCTCCGGGCTCAGCCGCGAGAGCCTCTACAAGGCCGTACGACCGGGTTCAAAGCCGCAATACGAAACCGTGGATCGCATCATTCATGCGCTGGGCCTGAAGCTGACCGTAGCGGTCGCGTGA
- a CDS encoding type II toxin-antitoxin system RelE/ParE family toxin gives MNTIHQTEEFKAWMRDLRDDTAKAKVITRTKQAAAGNFGDVKHFDGISEMRINYGSGYRVYYAKQGKTVYLLLIGGDKSSQDRDIKKAQKLWKSIKG, from the coding sequence ATGAACACGATCCACCAAACTGAAGAATTCAAGGCATGGATGCGCGACCTTCGGGACGACACAGCGAAAGCCAAAGTCATCACAAGGACCAAACAAGCTGCAGCAGGAAACTTCGGCGACGTGAAGCATTTCGATGGCATCTCCGAGATGCGCATCAACTATGGATCGGGTTACCGCGTCTACTACGCCAAGCAGGGCAAAACGGTTTATCTGCTCTTGATTGGCGGAGACAAAAGCTCCCAAGATCGCGACATCAAAAAAGCCCAGAAACTCTGGAAAAGCATCAAGGGGTAA
- a CDS encoding lysozyme: protein MQPTQAAIALVKASEGLHLTAYQDATGVYTIGFGHTDGVHPGMRIIEQQAEEFLAADLAMTGRAVSALVRVPLAQCQFDALTDFVFNLGQERLRKSTLLRLLNAGQLQAAAAQFKFWVLADGKPEPGLIKRRAAEAALFLVRPAGRTC, encoded by the coding sequence ATGCAACCCACCCAAGCAGCCATCGCCTTGGTCAAGGCGAGCGAGGGATTGCACCTGACCGCCTACCAGGACGCGACGGGCGTTTACACCATAGGTTTTGGCCATACGGACGGCGTGCACCCCGGCATGCGCATCATCGAGCAGCAGGCCGAGGAGTTCCTCGCCGCCGATCTGGCCATGACCGGTCGTGCTGTCAGCGCGCTGGTCAGGGTTCCGCTGGCTCAATGCCAGTTCGATGCGCTGACGGATTTCGTGTTCAACCTCGGCCAGGAACGGCTGCGCAAGTCGACGCTGCTGCGGCTGCTCAACGCGGGACAACTTCAGGCGGCTGCGGCGCAGTTCAAGTTTTGGGTGCTGGCAGACGGCAAGCCCGAGCCAGGCCTTATCAAGCGGCGCGCTGCGGAAGCCGCGCTATTTCTTGTGCGCCCGGCAGGGCGCACCTGCTAG
- the istB gene encoding IS21-like element helper ATPase IstB translates to MLIHPTLEHLRALKLDGMAQALEEQRLLPACHDLPFEDRLGMLVDRERHWRDGRRQERLLRVAKLKHAQACLEDVQYSADRGIDKRLIATLSGGDWIRQGQSVLLTGPTGVGKTWLACALGQHACRQGFPVLYQRVPRLAEMLRIAHADGSFGRVLAQLARIDVLILDDWGMTPLDQAARHDLLEVIDDRGNGKSTLITSQLPIEHWHAWLNDPTLADAILDRLVHRSHRIVLKGESMRRKSSAKPAADTSS, encoded by the coding sequence TTGTTGATCCATCCCACCCTTGAACACTTGCGTGCCCTCAAGCTCGACGGCATGGCACAGGCGCTGGAAGAACAGCGCCTGTTGCCGGCCTGTCACGATCTGCCGTTCGAAGATCGGCTCGGCATGCTGGTCGATCGCGAACGCCATTGGCGTGACGGTCGACGGCAGGAACGATTACTTCGTGTGGCCAAGCTCAAACACGCCCAGGCCTGCCTGGAAGATGTGCAGTACAGCGCCGACCGCGGTATCGACAAACGCCTGATCGCCACCTTGTCCGGCGGCGACTGGATCCGGCAGGGGCAAAGTGTGTTGCTGACCGGTCCGACCGGGGTTGGTAAAACGTGGCTGGCGTGTGCGCTTGGACAACATGCCTGCCGCCAAGGCTTCCCGGTGCTGTATCAGCGTGTGCCACGCCTCGCCGAGATGCTACGCATCGCCCACGCCGACGGCAGCTTCGGTCGCGTGCTTGCTCAGTTGGCGCGCATCGACGTGCTAATCCTTGACGATTGGGGCATGACACCGCTCGATCAGGCGGCGCGCCATGATCTGCTGGAGGTCATCGACGATCGCGGCAACGGCAAATCGACCCTCATCACCAGCCAGCTACCGATCGAACACTGGCACGCCTGGCTCAACGATCCCACCCTCGCCGATGCCATCCTCGACCGTCTCGTACACCGCTCTCATCGCATCGTGCTGAAGGGCGAATCGATGCGCCGAAAGTCCTCCGCCAAGCCAGCCGCCGATACCTCATCGTGA
- a CDS encoding recombinase zinc beta ribbon domain-containing protein, producing the protein MRNPAYMGRAAFGKTKSCDHLQVRVRAQRHSADVPKKPHSTTRTDPQDWIEIPVPAIISAALFESAQEQLVENRKLARQRRESAPLRLLQGLTVCGQCHYAYYAKKVSKAASKSHPRDYAYYRCVGTDAYRFGGQRICDNLQVRTDKLDDLVWQQVVELLRHPERLKNEYQRRLDMMERNERNSFDTSSLEKQRLQLEKGKSRLIDSYADGIIDKTDFEPKMQQLKGRLEQIDQQILESRQQGAVQRELFLVINRLEEFAGALSKKLGTLDLETKRRIVLGLVKRVEIHKDDIVVVFRVDPQPGALTSEDSNDSGDGMKSMQHCSRRQRTTLRCTGLSRSDHPITHQPRFQVTTNQLEHPFVFHMPGHPRHQHVVVDPIKELLQINVHHPAVSLLHILPCLWLTLPLDGRVEDLHLLS; encoded by the coding sequence TTGCGCAATCCCGCGTACATGGGGCGGGCTGCGTTCGGCAAGACGAAGTCGTGCGATCACCTGCAGGTGCGCGTGCGTGCCCAGCGTCATAGTGCTGACGTGCCAAAAAAACCGCATTCAACAACACGTACCGACCCACAAGACTGGATCGAGATTCCGGTGCCAGCCATCATCAGCGCGGCGCTGTTTGAATCGGCGCAAGAACAACTCGTCGAGAACCGCAAGCTGGCACGCCAGAGGCGCGAGAGTGCGCCGCTGCGTCTGCTGCAAGGACTGACAGTCTGCGGTCAATGTCACTACGCTTACTATGCGAAAAAGGTGAGCAAGGCCGCGTCCAAGAGCCATCCGCGAGACTATGCCTATTATCGCTGTGTTGGAACCGACGCCTATCGTTTCGGCGGTCAACGCATCTGTGACAATCTGCAGGTTCGAACGGACAAACTCGATGATCTGGTATGGCAGCAGGTAGTGGAATTACTTAGACATCCGGAGCGATTGAAGAACGAATATCAGCGTCGACTGGATATGATGGAGCGCAATGAAAGAAATAGCTTCGATACGAGCAGCCTTGAAAAGCAGCGGTTGCAACTGGAAAAAGGCAAGTCCAGGCTGATCGATAGCTATGCAGATGGGATCATTGATAAGACCGACTTTGAGCCGAAGATGCAGCAACTGAAGGGCCGGCTTGAGCAGATTGACCAGCAGATCCTTGAGTCAAGGCAACAAGGGGCCGTACAACGCGAACTATTTCTGGTCATCAATCGGCTTGAGGAATTTGCAGGTGCCCTTAGCAAGAAACTTGGCACGCTTGACCTGGAAACGAAGCGCAGGATCGTATTGGGCCTGGTCAAGCGCGTCGAAATCCACAAGGACGACATCGTCGTTGTGTTCAGGGTTGATCCGCAGCCGGGAGCGCTCACCAGCGAGGATTCGAATGATTCGGGCGACGGAATGAAAAGTATGCAACATTGTTCGAGGCGTCAGCGGACCACCTTGCGGTGTACCGGTCTCTCGCGCTCCGATCATCCCATCACGCATCAGCCCCGCTTCCAGGTAACGACGAATCAGCTTGAGCACCCGTTCGTCTTCCACATGCCGGGCCACCCGCGACATCAACATGTCGTGGTTGACCCGATCAAAGAACTTCTCCAGATCAATGTCCACCACCCAGCGGTGTCTTTGCTGCACATACTGCCTTGCCTTTGGCTAACTCTTCCCCTTGACGGGCGAGTCGAGGACTTGCACCTCCTCTCCTAG